GTTCTATCCTCATTCTCCTCCTTCAGGAAGGGAGTTAGAGTTACTGACGACTTTTTAGACAGCCTCTTTTTTGTATCCGGAAGCCTACAGTAGAAAGTCGTTTCTCCACTAACCGACTGATAATATACTGCTCAACTCCTGACAAAAATTCCAATCCTTTTGGAGAGTTCAGTTATTTATTTTACTTTTGCCTATCACCAATAAATACTCTGAAAATATGACTCTGATAGACGGAAAAGCCATTTCCGAACAAGTGAAACAAGAGATTGCAGCCGAAGTAGCCGAAATTGTGGCTCGTGGCGGAAAACGCCCGCATCTGGCAGCTATTCTTGTTGGACACGATGGTGGTAGCGAAACGTATGTAGCTGCCAAAGTAAAAGCCTGTGAAGTATGTGGATTCAAGTCCTCCCTCATCCGCTATGAAAGTGACGTGACTGAAGAAGAACTGCTTGCCAAAGTACGCGAACTGAACGAAGACGACGATGTAGACGGCTTTATCGTACAACTTCCCTTACCTAAACATATCTCCGAACAGAAAGTAATCGAAACAATAGATTACCGTAAAGATGTAGACGGCTTCCACCCGATCAACGTAGGCCGCATGTCCATCGGACTTCCGTGCTATGTATCCGCTACTCCCAACGGTATCCTCGAATTGCTGAAACGTTACGAAATAGAGACTTCCGGCAAAAAATGTGTTGTACTCGGACGTAGCAATATCGTCGGCAAACCAATGGCTGCCCTGATGATGCAGAAAGCCTATCCGGGCGACGCCACGGTGACGGTATGCCACAGCCGCAGCAAAGACCTGATAAAAGAATGTCAGGAAGCTGATATTATCATCGCTGCCCTAGGACAACCCAACTTTGTAAAAGCCGAAATGGTGAAAGAAGGTGCGGTAGTTATCGATGTAGGTACTACTCGTGTGCCGGATGCAACCAAGAAATCAGGCTTCAAACTGACTGGTGACGTGAAGTTTGACGAAGTTGCCCCAAAATGTTCCTTTATCACTCCCGTACCGGGCGGTGTTGGACCGATGACGATTGTATCGTTAATGAAAAATACACTCTTAGCTGGCAAGAAAGCTATTTATCAATGAGACATAGCTTGTTTCTAATGATTTTACTTCTCTCTTTGTCCTGCACCTCCCGGTCGCAGGCAAAGAGAGATTCAATCATCGATACCCTGTCGGACAGCCTTTCCGCAACCGACAGTATTTCCCCCACTGATACCCTACGACTTCTTTTCGTAGGTGACCTCATGCAACATCAAGGACAAATCAACGCTGCACGGACCTCAACCGGCTACGATTACTTCACCTGTTTTACGTACGTTAAAGAAGAAATAAGGAGAGCCGATCTCGCTATCGCCAATCTGGAAGTTACGTTAGGAGGCAAACCCTACAAAGGTTATCCAGCATTCAGCGCACCGGACGAATTTCTGACCGCAATTCATGACGCAGGTTTCAATGTTTTAGTGACTGCCAACAATCATAGTCTCGACCGTGGCAAATCCGGACTGGAGCGTACCATTCAACTTATCGACTCGTTGAAAATTCCACATGCCGGCACGTATATCAACACCGAAGAACGCGACAAGAAATATCCTCTTTTATTGGAAAAGAACGGGTTTCGCATCGCCCTGCTCAACTATACGTATGGCACAAACGGTATCCCCGTTACTCCTCCCAATATCGTGAACTATATTGATACAACAGTTATCGCCAAAGATATTGAAGAGAGCAAAGCAATGAAACCGGACGCAATCATAGCTTGTATGCATTGGGGAATCGAATACCAGTCGCTCCCGGACAAAGAGCAGAAGTTCCTTGCTGACTGGCTGATTCAAAAAGGAGTAAATCATGTCATCGGCTCCCATCCTCACGTAGTTCAACCCATCGAAGTTCGTACAGACAGCGTGACGAACGACAAACATCTCGTAGTCTATTCACTGGGAAATTATATTTCCAATATGTCCGCCCGCCGCACCGATGGTGGACTGATGGTAAGAATGGAATTAGTAAAAGACAGCACAGTCCGTCTCAATAATTGCGAGTATAGTTTAGTCTGGACAGCCCGCCCCATTCAGTCCGGGAAAAAAAATCATCAATTACTCCCCGTCAATTTTCCGATTGATTCAATTCCTTTACAAGCACGTAACTCTCTGAAAATCTTCACAAATGAGGCGCGAACCCTTTTCAACAAGCACAATCAGGGAATAAAAGAATATACTTTTTTTGAAAAAAAACAGCAGAATCTTTTGGAGATTAAAAGATAATATCTATCTTTGCACCGCGTTAGAGAAACGCAGACATGGTGGATGTAGTTCAGTTGGTTAGAGCGTCAGATTGTGGTTCTGAATGTCGCCGGTTCGAGTCCGGTC
The Bacteroides caecimuris DNA segment above includes these coding regions:
- the folD gene encoding bifunctional methylenetetrahydrofolate dehydrogenase/methenyltetrahydrofolate cyclohydrolase FolD, translating into MTLIDGKAISEQVKQEIAAEVAEIVARGGKRPHLAAILVGHDGGSETYVAAKVKACEVCGFKSSLIRYESDVTEEELLAKVRELNEDDDVDGFIVQLPLPKHISEQKVIETIDYRKDVDGFHPINVGRMSIGLPCYVSATPNGILELLKRYEIETSGKKCVVLGRSNIVGKPMAALMMQKAYPGDATVTVCHSRSKDLIKECQEADIIIAALGQPNFVKAEMVKEGAVVIDVGTTRVPDATKKSGFKLTGDVKFDEVAPKCSFITPVPGGVGPMTIVSLMKNTLLAGKKAIYQ
- a CDS encoding CapA family protein, encoding MRHSLFLMILLLSLSCTSRSQAKRDSIIDTLSDSLSATDSISPTDTLRLLFVGDLMQHQGQINAARTSTGYDYFTCFTYVKEEIRRADLAIANLEVTLGGKPYKGYPAFSAPDEFLTAIHDAGFNVLVTANNHSLDRGKSGLERTIQLIDSLKIPHAGTYINTEERDKKYPLLLEKNGFRIALLNYTYGTNGIPVTPPNIVNYIDTTVIAKDIEESKAMKPDAIIACMHWGIEYQSLPDKEQKFLADWLIQKGVNHVIGSHPHVVQPIEVRTDSVTNDKHLVVYSLGNYISNMSARRTDGGLMVRMELVKDSTVRLNNCEYSLVWTARPIQSGKKNHQLLPVNFPIDSIPLQARNSLKIFTNEARTLFNKHNQGIKEYTFFEKKQQNLLEIKR